A stretch of Miscanthus floridulus cultivar M001 chromosome 13, ASM1932011v1, whole genome shotgun sequence DNA encodes these proteins:
- the LOC136499113 gene encoding cyclin-dependent kinase C-3-like isoform X3 gives MLQGGWMLHGRRAFGKGRKEPGLQNWEQTSEVFEAVDIITGERAALKKIKLDDGKEGFPRQILREIKLLKKLDHENIIRLKEIVVSPGSAHGTGGSDDHIYRGDIYMVFEYMDHDLKKVLHHSAPSQVKVYMGQLLKGLQYCHVNNVLHRDIKGANLLITGGKLLKLADFGLARLFTRDGTLTNHVITLWYRPPELLLGATSYAEPVDIWSVGCIFAEFLLKKPLFPGRTEQEQLSKIFELCGSPNEENWPGVSKLPLYKTMTISPETPTKRSLRDMLQNFDCHAVELIERMLILNPSQRISAQDALGAAYFIN, from the exons ATGCTTCAAGGGGGATGGATGCTACATGGGAGAAGAGCTTTTGGAAAGGGAAGAAAGGAACCTGGGCTCCAGAATTGGGAACAAACCAG CGAGGTATTTGAAGCTGTGGATATTATTACTGGGGAAAGAGCAGCACTTAAGAAAATAAAACTGGATGATGGCAAAGAAGGG TTTCCACGCCAAATTTTGCGTGAGATTAAACTATTAAAAAAGCTGGACCATGAGAACATCATCAGATTGAAAGAGATTGTAGTATCTCCTG GTTCTGCACATGGAACAGGCGGATCAG ATGATCACATCTATAGGGGAGATATCTACATGGTGTTTGAATACATGGACCATGATTTGAAGAAAGTATTGCACCATAGTGCCCCATCCCAAGTCAAG GTTTATATGGGGCAGCTGCTAAAAGGATTGCAGTACTGCCATGTCAACAATGTACTTCATCGGGATATCAAAG GTGCTAATCTTCTAATAACTGGTGGTAAGTTGTTAAAACTCGCAGATTTTGGCCTTGCAAGGCTGTTCACGAGAGATGGAACTTTAACAAATCATGTCATCACTTTATGGTACCG ACCCCCTGAGTTGCTTCTTGGTGCCACAAGTTATGCTGAACCTGTGGATATTTGGTCTGTTGGTTGCATATTTGCGGAATTTTTACTTAAGAAACCATTATTCCCTGGCAGAACCGAG CAAGAGCAGTTATCAAAAATATTTGAACTGTGTGGATCTCCAAACGAGGAAAACTGGCCAGGTGTTTCCAAGCTACCATTGTATAAGACTATGACTATCAGTCCTGAGACTCCTACTAAACGAAGCCTGAGAGATATGTTGCAAAA CTTTGACTGTCATGCTGTTGAATTAATTGAACGAATGTTGATCCTTAATCCTTCACAG AGGATTTCTGCACAAGATGCTCTTGGTGCGGCATACTTCATCAACTAA
- the LOC136499113 gene encoding cyclin-dependent kinase C-3-like isoform X1 has translation MDGEEAPLGALNLAEYAPAGARTVDCYRRIRKIGEGTYGMLQGGWMLHGRRAFGKGRKEPGLQNWEQTSEVFEAVDIITGERAALKKIKLDDGKEGFPRQILREIKLLKKLDHENIIRLKEIVVSPGSAHGTGGSDDHIYRGDIYMVFEYMDHDLKKVLHHSAPSQVKVYMGQLLKGLQYCHVNNVLHRDIKGANLLITGGKLLKLADFGLARLFTRDGTLTNHVITLWYRPPELLLGATSYAEPVDIWSVGCIFAEFLLKKPLFPGRTEQEQLSKIFELCGSPNEENWPGVSKLPLYKTMTISPETPTKRSLRDMLQNFDCHAVELIERMLILNPSQRISAQDALGAAYFIN, from the exons ATGGACGGCGAGGAGGCGCCCCTGGGCGCGCTCAACCTGGCCGAGTACGCCCCCGCCGGCGCCCGCACCGTCGACTGCTACAGGCGCATCCGCAAGATCGGCGAGGGCACCTACGG TATGCTTCAAGGGGGATGGATGCTACATGGGAGAAGAGCTTTTGGAAAGGGAAGAAAGGAACCTGGGCTCCAGAATTGGGAACAAACCAG CGAGGTATTTGAAGCTGTGGATATTATTACTGGGGAAAGAGCAGCACTTAAGAAAATAAAACTGGATGATGGCAAAGAAGGG TTTCCACGCCAAATTTTGCGTGAGATTAAACTATTAAAAAAGCTGGACCATGAGAACATCATCAGATTGAAAGAGATTGTAGTATCTCCTG GTTCTGCACATGGAACAGGCGGATCAG ATGATCACATCTATAGGGGAGATATCTACATGGTGTTTGAATACATGGACCATGATTTGAAGAAAGTATTGCACCATAGTGCCCCATCCCAAGTCAAG GTTTATATGGGGCAGCTGCTAAAAGGATTGCAGTACTGCCATGTCAACAATGTACTTCATCGGGATATCAAAG GTGCTAATCTTCTAATAACTGGTGGTAAGTTGTTAAAACTCGCAGATTTTGGCCTTGCAAGGCTGTTCACGAGAGATGGAACTTTAACAAATCATGTCATCACTTTATGGTACCG ACCCCCTGAGTTGCTTCTTGGTGCCACAAGTTATGCTGAACCTGTGGATATTTGGTCTGTTGGTTGCATATTTGCGGAATTTTTACTTAAGAAACCATTATTCCCTGGCAGAACCGAG CAAGAGCAGTTATCAAAAATATTTGAACTGTGTGGATCTCCAAACGAGGAAAACTGGCCAGGTGTTTCCAAGCTACCATTGTATAAGACTATGACTATCAGTCCTGAGACTCCTACTAAACGAAGCCTGAGAGATATGTTGCAAAA CTTTGACTGTCATGCTGTTGAATTAATTGAACGAATGTTGATCCTTAATCCTTCACAG AGGATTTCTGCACAAGATGCTCTTGGTGCGGCATACTTCATCAACTAA
- the LOC136499113 gene encoding cyclin-dependent kinase C-3-like isoform X2: MDGEEAPLGALNLAEYAPAGARTVDCYRRIRKIGEGTYGEVFEAVDIITGERAALKKIKLDDGKEGFPRQILREIKLLKKLDHENIIRLKEIVVSPGSAHGTGGSDDHIYRGDIYMVFEYMDHDLKKVLHHSAPSQVKVYMGQLLKGLQYCHVNNVLHRDIKGANLLITGGKLLKLADFGLARLFTRDGTLTNHVITLWYRPPELLLGATSYAEPVDIWSVGCIFAEFLLKKPLFPGRTEQEQLSKIFELCGSPNEENWPGVSKLPLYKTMTISPETPTKRSLRDMLQNFDCHAVELIERMLILNPSQRISAQDALGAAYFIN; the protein is encoded by the exons ATGGACGGCGAGGAGGCGCCCCTGGGCGCGCTCAACCTGGCCGAGTACGCCCCCGCCGGCGCCCGCACCGTCGACTGCTACAGGCGCATCCGCAAGATCGGCGAGGGCACCTACGG CGAGGTATTTGAAGCTGTGGATATTATTACTGGGGAAAGAGCAGCACTTAAGAAAATAAAACTGGATGATGGCAAAGAAGGG TTTCCACGCCAAATTTTGCGTGAGATTAAACTATTAAAAAAGCTGGACCATGAGAACATCATCAGATTGAAAGAGATTGTAGTATCTCCTG GTTCTGCACATGGAACAGGCGGATCAG ATGATCACATCTATAGGGGAGATATCTACATGGTGTTTGAATACATGGACCATGATTTGAAGAAAGTATTGCACCATAGTGCCCCATCCCAAGTCAAG GTTTATATGGGGCAGCTGCTAAAAGGATTGCAGTACTGCCATGTCAACAATGTACTTCATCGGGATATCAAAG GTGCTAATCTTCTAATAACTGGTGGTAAGTTGTTAAAACTCGCAGATTTTGGCCTTGCAAGGCTGTTCACGAGAGATGGAACTTTAACAAATCATGTCATCACTTTATGGTACCG ACCCCCTGAGTTGCTTCTTGGTGCCACAAGTTATGCTGAACCTGTGGATATTTGGTCTGTTGGTTGCATATTTGCGGAATTTTTACTTAAGAAACCATTATTCCCTGGCAGAACCGAG CAAGAGCAGTTATCAAAAATATTTGAACTGTGTGGATCTCCAAACGAGGAAAACTGGCCAGGTGTTTCCAAGCTACCATTGTATAAGACTATGACTATCAGTCCTGAGACTCCTACTAAACGAAGCCTGAGAGATATGTTGCAAAA CTTTGACTGTCATGCTGTTGAATTAATTGAACGAATGTTGATCCTTAATCCTTCACAG AGGATTTCTGCACAAGATGCTCTTGGTGCGGCATACTTCATCAACTAA